Proteins from one Pseudomonadota bacterium genomic window:
- the moeB gene encoding molybdopterin-synthase adenylyltransferase MoeB, translating into MSFSPQEVERYARHLVIKEIGGPGQMKLRAARVVVVGAGGLGAPCLLYLAAAGVGTIVIVDDDVVSLSNLQRQIIHNGEAIGQPKVHSAASVLSSINDTVQIVPVANRMSRDNATDLLADADVVVDGSDSFETRQVIAEVCEQVQAPMVTAAVSVWDGSLTVIAPHMSLADGRLAPSFGDIYPAAPEPGSLPTCAEAGVVGALTGTMGTMQAMEVVKLITGAGEPLIGRVLLVDALTMRFETLEV; encoded by the coding sequence GTGAGTTTCAGCCCTCAAGAGGTAGAGCGGTATGCGCGGCACCTGGTGATTAAGGAAATCGGCGGCCCGGGCCAGATGAAACTGAGAGCCGCGCGGGTCGTGGTGGTCGGTGCGGGCGGTCTTGGGGCACCCTGTCTCCTGTACCTCGCCGCTGCAGGCGTTGGGACGATTGTGATCGTCGACGATGATGTGGTCTCCCTATCCAACCTGCAGCGCCAGATTATTCACAATGGTGAAGCTATCGGTCAGCCCAAAGTACATAGTGCCGCTTCAGTACTCTCCTCGATCAACGACACAGTTCAGATTGTTCCGGTCGCGAATCGAATGTCACGCGATAATGCGACTGACCTTCTGGCGGATGCGGATGTGGTCGTCGATGGCAGCGACAGCTTCGAAACGCGGCAGGTCATCGCCGAGGTCTGCGAGCAGGTCCAAGCGCCGATGGTCACAGCCGCGGTATCTGTTTGGGATGGATCCCTGACCGTTATCGCGCCACACATGTCTCTCGCAGATGGCCGTTTGGCGCCCTCGTTCGGTGACATCTACCCCGCAGCGCCGGAACCCGGATCGCTGCCCACCTGCGCCGAAGCGGGTGTGGTCGGCGCGCTGACAGGAACGATGGGCACCATGCAGGCGATGGAGGTGGTCAAGCTGATAACCGGCGCTGGGGAGCCGCTGATTGGCCGCGTTTTGCTTGTCGATGCTTTGACGATGCGGTTCGAAACGCTTGAGGTGTGA
- the irrA gene encoding iron response transcriptional regulator IrrA → MIARLRKAGLRPTRQRLALASILFDGQDRHVSAEWLHDVAKTAGAGVSLATVYNTLHQFTEAGLLREISVDSARTYFDTNVGDHHHMFLEHEDRVIDVPSDAVSVDRLPPIPDGMELVSVDVLMRVRPKAG, encoded by the coding sequence ATGATCGCGCGCCTTAGGAAAGCTGGCTTGCGTCCGACGCGCCAGCGTTTGGCTTTGGCGTCGATCCTGTTTGATGGACAAGATCGCCACGTATCGGCTGAATGGCTCCACGACGTTGCGAAGACAGCTGGTGCAGGGGTGTCCCTCGCCACGGTTTACAACACGTTGCACCAGTTCACCGAAGCGGGCTTACTTCGCGAGATTTCCGTGGATTCGGCGCGCACGTACTTCGATACCAATGTCGGGGATCATCACCACATGTTCCTTGAGCACGAAGACCGCGTTATTGATGTTCCCTCCGATGCGGTATCGGTTGACCGTTTGCCACCAATTCCCGACGGTATGGAACTTGTCAGCGTCGACGTTCTCATGCGCGTTCGCCCGAAAGCGGGCTGA
- a CDS encoding DUF3471 domain-containing protein, producing the protein MDNFDATPVAWKRYEQMRPRTEIDVDPKTLDAYVGHFAFADSQVAEIGVQDGQLTMRLVGQPAVELFPEARDAFFLKAVPAQVTFRRERSTVTALTLHQHGHDHRAQRCSVRQFIEAELARKAHARRRQPLNGSESTLTRMLEEQRASTPDYARMTDELEALVREQLPLAKAELTRLGTLQSLTFRRATEAGFDVFDARFANGTVEAGISFSGDGRVNGFYLRP; encoded by the coding sequence ATGGATAATTTCGATGCCACGCCAGTGGCGTGGAAACGCTATGAACAGATGCGCCCTCGGACCGAGATCGACGTCGATCCGAAAACGTTGGACGCGTATGTTGGCCACTTTGCGTTTGCCGACAGCCAGGTTGCAGAAATCGGGGTGCAAGACGGCCAGTTGACCATGCGTCTGGTCGGGCAGCCCGCGGTTGAACTGTTCCCCGAAGCGCGGGATGCCTTCTTCCTTAAAGCAGTCCCAGCGCAAGTGACGTTCCGGCGGGAAAGGTCAACGGTTACCGCGCTCACCTTGCACCAACATGGTCATGACCATCGAGCGCAACGATGTTCTGTTCGGCAATTTATCGAAGCCGAACTGGCGCGCAAAGCACACGCTAGGCGTCGGCAGCCCCTCAATGGCAGTGAAAGCACGCTCACGCGGATGCTTGAAGAGCAGCGCGCAAGCACGCCGGACTATGCGCGCATGACCGATGAACTCGAAGCACTTGTTCGAGAGCAATTGCCGCTGGCAAAGGCCGAACTTACGCGTCTGGGTACGCTTCAATCCCTGACGTTTCGTCGCGCAACGGAAGCCGGTTTCGATGTTTTCGATGCCCGGTTCGCCAATGGCACTGTCGAGGCCGGGATCAGTTTCTCCGGCGACGGTCGTGTCAACGGGTTCTATCTTCGGCCGTAA
- a CDS encoding SH3 domain-containing protein, protein MNALSTLRYVPIVRITLASVVVLALVSLLFAERVRAQAAQVENGVTVGPVTGWPLPRFVSIRPSEANVRVGPGGAYDIRWTFKRSGIPVEIIAEFGNWRKIRDMDGDEGWIRHDLLTGRRMAVIAPWSEGDPLPARRAPSANASTRFLLEPRVLASLQSCDGQWCSVSAANETNDWRGYVRQSAIWGAYPDESFAAD, encoded by the coding sequence ATGAATGCCCTGAGCACCCTTCGATACGTCCCGATCGTGCGGATAACTCTCGCCAGCGTCGTGGTTCTTGCTCTCGTTTCGTTGTTATTCGCCGAGCGAGTACGGGCCCAGGCGGCTCAGGTCGAAAACGGGGTAACGGTAGGACCTGTGACGGGTTGGCCGTTGCCGCGCTTCGTTTCAATCCGCCCCAGTGAAGCCAACGTCCGCGTCGGGCCAGGCGGTGCTTATGATATTCGTTGGACTTTCAAGCGCTCAGGAATTCCCGTCGAGATCATCGCCGAGTTCGGCAACTGGCGCAAAATCCGTGACATGGATGGCGATGAAGGGTGGATCCGGCACGACCTGCTTACCGGACGGCGCATGGCGGTGATTGCACCGTGGAGCGAGGGTGACCCTCTCCCAGCGAGGCGCGCACCCAGCGCCAACGCGTCGACACGCTTCCTCCTTGAGCCTCGCGTCCTGGCGAGCCTGCAAAGCTGCGATGGCCAATGGTGTTCGGTGTCCGCTGCGAATGAGACGAATGATTGGCGCGGCTATGTTCGCCAAAGCGCGATCTGGGGTGCGTATCCAGACGAGTCATTTGCGGCCGATTGA
- a CDS encoding 2-oxoglutarate and iron-dependent oxygenase domain-containing protein, with translation MNAPTINTGNGPRAFFESGLGAKPTAFSHIPIIDFAPMRSDELSERMAVGALVREACTQVGFFYASGHGVPSDTIGRTFDAAHRFFAAPEAVKTAIPVDNNPGNRGYTPLLGENTDPTAKGDMHEAFDFALELSPDDPDLDRGLFGYNPNQWPDGNSVPGFREALLAYHAAALEFGADIFRAFALALELPEGYFEPMITKPLSVMRVLHYPSQDGIIDEKQIGIGAHSDYECFTILCTDETSALQVLNAAGEWIEAPPVEGAFVVNVGDMMARWTNDYFQSTVHRAINRSGRQRYSIPLFFGPNPDVEIAVLDSCQSATNLPRYEPIRAGDYVEKRIDETYSHRSEPD, from the coding sequence ATGAATGCGCCAACCATAAACACCGGGAACGGGCCGCGTGCCTTCTTCGAGTCGGGTCTTGGGGCCAAACCAACGGCTTTCTCGCACATCCCGATCATAGATTTCGCGCCCATGCGCAGCGATGAGCTGTCAGAGCGGATGGCGGTTGGAGCGCTTGTGCGTGAGGCCTGCACACAGGTTGGCTTCTTCTACGCCAGCGGCCATGGCGTGCCCAGCGACACCATCGGTCGGACATTTGATGCCGCCCACCGTTTCTTTGCGGCGCCCGAAGCGGTCAAAACGGCGATCCCTGTCGACAACAATCCCGGCAATCGAGGGTACACGCCGCTGCTTGGCGAAAACACCGACCCGACGGCCAAGGGCGATATGCATGAAGCGTTCGATTTCGCTTTGGAACTTTCGCCAGACGACCCGGACCTCGACCGGGGCTTGTTCGGTTACAACCCCAACCAGTGGCCCGATGGCAACTCTGTCCCCGGGTTTCGCGAGGCGCTTCTGGCGTATCATGCCGCCGCACTTGAGTTTGGAGCTGATATCTTTCGCGCCTTCGCGCTGGCTCTGGAATTGCCGGAGGGCTATTTTGAACCGATGATTACCAAGCCATTATCGGTCATGCGGGTCCTGCATTACCCAAGTCAGGACGGGATCATTGATGAGAAGCAGATCGGTATCGGCGCCCACTCAGATTATGAGTGCTTCACCATCCTGTGCACCGACGAGACGTCTGCACTGCAGGTTCTGAACGCTGCCGGTGAGTGGATTGAAGCGCCCCCAGTCGAGGGCGCGTTTGTTGTCAATGTTGGAGACATGATGGCGCGCTGGACAAACGATTATTTCCAGTCGACCGTACACCGCGCGATCAACCGTTCGGGGCGTCAACGTTACTCCATTCCACTGTTTTTCGGGCCGAACCCCGATGTCGAGATTGCAGTGTTGGATAGCTGCCAATCCGCAACGAACCTGCCCCGATACGAACCGATCCGCGCCGGTGACTATGTCGAAAAGCGTATCGATGAAACGTATAGCCACCGCTCCGAGCCGGATTAG
- the lepA gene encoding translation elongation factor 4 — translation MNHPAIAPQIDQQPTSDDTAVEISHIRNFSIVAHIDHGKSTLADRLIQMTGSLTEREMKEQVLDSMDIERERGITIKAQTVRLIYKAQDGITYTLNLIDTPGHVDFAYEVNRSLAACEGSLLVVDAAQGVEAQTLANVYQAIDNDHEIVPVLNKVDLPAAEPERVQQQIEDVIGLDATDAVMISAKTGLGVDDVLEAIVQRLPAPKGNPNATLKAMLVDSWYDAYLGVIVLVRVIDGTLKKGQKIRMMGTGATYDVDRVGVITPKLAELGELGPGEIGFLTASIKEVADTRVGDTITDEKKPTAHMLPGFKPAQPVVFCGLFPVDAADFEDLRAAMGKLRLNDASFSFEMETSAALGFGFRCGFLGLLHLEIIQERLEREFGLNLIATAPSVVYEMVMRGSGDVLEMHNPADMPDVMKIEEIREPWITATILTPDEYLGPILKLCQERRGVQKELSYVGARAMLVYQLPLNEVVFDFYDRLKSISKGYASFDYQITGYEAGDLVKMQILVNSEPVDALSTLVHRSQAERRGRAMCEKLKDLIPQHMFVIPIQAAIGGKIIARETIRALRKDVTAKCYGGDVTRKRKLLEKQKEGKKKMRQFGKVDIPQEAFIKALKMDG, via the coding sequence ATGAACCACCCTGCCATTGCCCCCCAGATTGATCAACAGCCGACGAGTGACGATACGGCTGTCGAGATCAGCCATATTCGCAACTTCTCCATTGTTGCACACATCGATCATGGAAAGTCGACGCTGGCCGATCGCCTGATCCAGATGACCGGGTCGCTGACCGAGCGCGAGATGAAGGAGCAGGTGCTCGATTCGATGGATATCGAGCGCGAGCGGGGGATTACGATCAAGGCGCAGACCGTGCGCCTGATCTACAAAGCTCAAGATGGCATAACGTACACCCTCAATCTCATCGATACGCCGGGCCATGTGGACTTCGCCTACGAAGTGAACCGTTCACTTGCGGCCTGCGAAGGTTCGCTGCTCGTGGTGGATGCCGCGCAAGGCGTCGAGGCGCAAACGCTGGCGAACGTCTATCAGGCGATCGACAACGACCACGAGATCGTGCCGGTCCTCAACAAGGTCGATTTGCCCGCCGCCGAGCCTGAGCGCGTGCAGCAGCAGATCGAAGACGTTATCGGGCTCGATGCAACCGATGCTGTGATGATTTCGGCGAAGACTGGTCTTGGCGTCGATGACGTGCTTGAGGCAATCGTTCAGCGTTTGCCCGCGCCGAAGGGCAATCCGAATGCGACGCTGAAGGCGATGCTGGTCGATAGCTGGTACGACGCCTATCTGGGCGTGATCGTTCTGGTGCGCGTTATCGACGGGACCCTGAAGAAGGGTCAGAAGATCCGGATGATGGGAACCGGCGCCACTTACGACGTGGACCGTGTCGGGGTCATCACGCCGAAACTGGCGGAACTGGGCGAGCTTGGTCCCGGCGAAATCGGCTTCCTGACGGCGTCGATCAAGGAGGTGGCTGACACGCGGGTCGGCGACACCATTACCGATGAAAAGAAGCCGACTGCGCACATGCTGCCAGGCTTCAAACCGGCCCAGCCGGTTGTTTTCTGCGGCCTATTTCCAGTCGATGCGGCGGACTTCGAAGATCTGCGCGCCGCGATGGGCAAGCTTCGGCTCAACGACGCGAGTTTTTCCTTTGAGATGGAAACGTCCGCGGCGCTCGGGTTTGGCTTTCGGTGTGGCTTTCTGGGTCTGCTCCACCTGGAGATTATCCAGGAGCGGCTCGAACGGGAGTTTGGGTTGAACCTTATCGCGACCGCGCCTTCGGTCGTCTACGAAATGGTCATGCGTGGCTCCGGCGATGTGCTCGAAATGCACAACCCGGCCGATATGCCAGACGTCATGAAAATCGAGGAAATCCGTGAGCCGTGGATCACGGCCACGATCCTGACGCCTGATGAGTATCTTGGCCCAATTCTGAAGCTCTGCCAGGAGCGGCGCGGCGTTCAGAAAGAGCTCAGCTATGTCGGCGCCCGAGCGATGCTGGTTTATCAGCTGCCGCTCAACGAGGTCGTCTTCGATTTTTACGACCGGTTGAAATCGATCTCGAAAGGCTATGCCAGTTTCGACTACCAGATCACCGGCTATGAGGCCGGAGACCTTGTGAAGATGCAGATCCTGGTAAATTCCGAACCCGTCGATGCGCTCTCGACCCTCGTCCACCGCAGCCAGGCGGAGCGGCGGGGCCGCGCCATGTGCGAGAAGCTCAAGGATCTCATTCCTCAGCACATGTTCGTCATCCCGATCCAAGCGGCGATCGGCGGGAAGATCATTGCACGCGAGACCATCCGGGCGCTGCGCAAGGACGTGACCGCCAAGTGTTACGGTGGCGATGTAACCCGCAAGCGCAAGCTTCTGGAAAAGCAGAAGGAAGGCAAGAAGAAGATGCGGCAGTTCGGCAAGGTCGACATTCCGCAGGAAGCCTTCATCAAAGCTCTCAAGATGGACGGTTAA
- the fabA gene encoding bifunctional 3-hydroxydecanoyl-ACP dehydratase/trans-2-decenoyl-ACP isomerase, translating to MTDRPSSLTYDELIECAEGRMFGPGNAQLPAPPMLMFDRITSIAEEGGAHGKGHVLAELEVNPELWFFQCHFIGDPVMPGCLGLDALWQLTGFYLGWLGEKGRGRALGVGEVKFTGQVQPSVKRVEYGVDLKRVMRSKLKLAIADGWLKADGKPIFSVSGMRVGLFEDAVA from the coding sequence ATGACTGACCGTCCCTCATCGCTGACCTACGATGAACTTATCGAATGCGCCGAGGGTCGCATGTTTGGTCCCGGCAATGCACAATTGCCTGCGCCGCCCATGCTCATGTTTGATCGCATAACCTCGATCGCTGAAGAGGGTGGCGCCCATGGCAAGGGCCATGTGCTTGCCGAACTCGAGGTCAATCCGGAGCTTTGGTTTTTCCAATGCCACTTTATTGGTGATCCGGTCATGCCTGGTTGTCTCGGTCTTGATGCTCTGTGGCAGCTAACCGGCTTTTATCTTGGATGGCTCGGCGAAAAGGGCCGTGGGCGCGCATTGGGCGTTGGGGAGGTCAAATTTACCGGCCAGGTTCAGCCGTCCGTCAAGCGCGTTGAATATGGAGTTGATCTCAAGCGTGTGATGCGCTCCAAGCTGAAGCTTGCGATTGCGGATGGTTGGCTTAAAGCGGACGGCAAGCCTATTTTCTCAGTCTCCGGTATGCGGGTGGGTCTGTTTGAAGATGCTGTCGCCTAA
- a CDS encoding SDR family oxidoreductase: MRLLVIGYGYSAQSVHRALTDKLEGLVVTTRTPDKQQALANDGLRAVVFDATQPSDALSAELEDATHLLISAAPDEGGDPFLRHHNLSAANRLRGVAYLSTVGVYGNHDGAWVDETTTLQPESRRSVLRLEAEAAWEKICSVKDIPLSSHRLSGIYGPERNPLVRVLNGQARRIIKPGQVFNRIHVADIGRVVAAALLAEYNGPLNVTDDMPAPPQDVLEHAASLLGTAPPPAVDFETADLTPMARSFYGENKRVSNALSKRLFGSYLYPDYKAGLASLLD; encoded by the coding sequence ATGCGGCTGCTCGTCATCGGCTATGGCTATTCCGCGCAGTCGGTGCACCGTGCGCTCACCGATAAGCTTGAGGGTCTGGTCGTAACAACGCGAACGCCCGACAAGCAGCAGGCATTAGCGAACGATGGCCTGCGCGCTGTCGTGTTCGATGCAACGCAACCGTCTGATGCTCTTTCGGCCGAGCTTGAAGACGCGACACATCTGTTGATCAGCGCAGCCCCCGACGAGGGCGGCGACCCATTTCTCAGACACCACAACCTTTCTGCGGCCAACCGCTTGCGGGGCGTTGCGTATCTTTCGACCGTTGGCGTCTACGGAAATCATGACGGTGCGTGGGTGGACGAGACGACGACGCTTCAACCGGAAAGCCGGCGATCGGTGCTCAGGTTGGAGGCGGAGGCTGCGTGGGAGAAAATATGTTCTGTAAAAGATATTCCTTTAAGCAGTCACCGTTTATCGGGAATATATGGCCCGGAGCGAAATCCGCTCGTACGCGTGCTTAACGGCCAGGCGCGCCGCATCATCAAGCCCGGCCAGGTCTTCAACCGCATTCATGTTGCAGATATCGGCCGTGTCGTGGCCGCCGCCCTGCTCGCGGAGTATAATGGACCGCTTAACGTGACCGACGACATGCCCGCCCCGCCTCAGGACGTTCTGGAACATGCTGCGAGCCTCTTGGGCACAGCTCCGCCGCCCGCTGTTGATTTTGAAACCGCCGATCTAACGCCCATGGCCCGTTCGTTTTATGGCGAGAACAAGCGAGTTTCGAACGCCTTATCCAAGCGCTTGTTTGGTTCCTATCTGTACCCCGATTACAAAGCTGGGCTGGCGTCGCTTCTCGATTAA
- a CDS encoding cupin domain-containing protein — MRRPIAASELSPRTSTIYPEPFASTTKGRAKRALGDQFGLDQFGVNHTTLAPGSASALVHYHSCEDELVYVLSGTPTLETDEGKTLLRPGDVIGFKGGVSEGHRIINDSNAPATILEIGTRRPDVDEVDYPEVDLRYGTNSDPQAGRDGVPVRIFTRKDRTPL, encoded by the coding sequence ATGCGCCGACCGATTGCCGCCAGTGAGCTTTCACCACGCACGTCAACGATCTATCCAGAGCCTTTCGCGTCAACCACCAAGGGGCGCGCGAAGCGTGCACTGGGTGATCAATTTGGCCTTGACCAATTCGGCGTAAACCACACCACGCTCGCGCCGGGGTCCGCGTCGGCATTGGTGCATTATCACAGCTGCGAGGATGAACTCGTCTACGTCTTGAGCGGCACGCCGACACTCGAAACCGATGAGGGCAAAACGCTTTTGCGCCCCGGTGATGTGATTGGCTTCAAGGGTGGAGTTTCTGAGGGCCATAGAATCATCAATGATTCCAATGCACCAGCAACTATTCTGGAGATCGGTACACGCCGACCGGATGTTGATGAGGTTGACTACCCCGAGGTTGATCTGCGTTACGGAACGAATTCTGATCCACAGGCAGGCAGGGACGGTGTGCCTGTGCGGATTTTTACCCGTAAGGACCGCACACCACTGTGA
- the fabI gene encoding enoyl-ACP reductase FabI — MAKLMSGKRGLIMGVANNHSIAWGIAKMLADHGADLAFTHQGAAMARRVQPLAQSVGSTLVMDCDVEDITSVDAVFDALDHNWGTLDFFVHAVAFSDKNELTGRFADTTRENFQRTMTISCFSFVETGRRAAALMSKGDTPGGSMVTLTYDGSQRVMPNYNVMGVAKAALEASVRYMATDFGLDGIRVNAISAGPMRTLAGAGVADARLMFNFQKQHAPLGRTVSLDEVGGAGLYLLSDLSGGVTGEIHYVDSGYNTISMPRLDALKAQQQA, encoded by the coding sequence ATGGCCAAGTTAATGTCGGGCAAGCGCGGCCTCATCATGGGGGTGGCCAACAATCATTCCATCGCTTGGGGCATTGCGAAGATGCTCGCCGATCATGGTGCGGACCTTGCCTTCACCCACCAGGGCGCCGCGATGGCGCGCCGCGTTCAACCGTTGGCGCAGAGCGTTGGTTCCACGCTGGTCATGGATTGTGATGTGGAGGATATCACATCGGTTGATGCGGTCTTCGATGCACTTGACCACAATTGGGGAACGCTCGATTTTTTCGTCCATGCGGTTGCGTTCTCTGACAAGAATGAGCTGACCGGGCGCTTCGCGGATACAACCCGTGAGAACTTCCAGCGCACAATGACCATTTCTTGTTTCTCGTTTGTTGAGACAGGGCGGCGCGCGGCGGCACTGATGAGCAAGGGCGATACCCCCGGCGGATCCATGGTGACGCTGACCTATGACGGCTCTCAGCGCGTTATGCCCAATTACAACGTGATGGGTGTCGCCAAGGCCGCGCTTGAAGCATCCGTGCGCTACATGGCCACCGATTTTGGCCTGGATGGGATTCGCGTCAACGCGATTTCTGCCGGCCCGATGCGGACGCTTGCCGGCGCCGGTGTGGCCGATGCCCGCCTGATGTTTAATTTCCAGAAACAGCACGCGCCTCTGGGGCGCACGGTTTCGCTGGACGAGGTCGGTGGAGCCGGGCTGTACCTCCTTTCGGATTTATCGGGCGGTGTGACCGGCGAGATTCACTACGTCGATTCTGGCTACAACACGATTTCCATGCCGCGGCTCGACGCGCTTAAGGCGCAGCAGCAAGCCTGA
- the fabB gene encoding beta-ketoacyl-ACP synthase I: MRRVVVTGMGIVSSIGNTTNDVLASLKTARSGIVFAQDYADLGFRCQVHGAPDIDVAALVDRRNMRFHGGGTAWNHVAMDQAIADAKLSDEEVSNPRTGIIMGSGGPSTRVIVDAADTTRDKGPKRVGPFAVPKAMSSTASATLATFFKIKGVNYSISSACSTSAHCIGSAYEMIQWGKQDRVFAGGCEDLDWTLSVLFDAMGAMSSKYNDTPSSASRAYDKNRDGFVIAGGAGVLVLEEYETAKARGAPIYGEIIGYGATSDGYDMVAPSGEGAVRCMHQALETVDVPVDYINPHGTSTPVGDVTEAKAIREVFGSNVPMISATKSLTGHSLGATGVQEAIYSLLMMNNGFVCESAHIDEIDPDVADLPIPRERTNRDIAVALSNSFGFGGTNATLVFKHPDA, translated from the coding sequence ATGCGCCGCGTCGTCGTCACAGGGATGGGCATCGTCTCATCAATTGGAAACACGACCAACGATGTGCTGGCGAGCCTGAAGACTGCTCGTTCCGGCATTGTTTTTGCCCAGGATTATGCGGATTTGGGTTTTCGCTGCCAGGTGCACGGCGCGCCTGATATTGATGTCGCTGCCCTGGTTGATCGCCGCAATATGCGGTTTCATGGCGGCGGGACTGCATGGAACCATGTCGCTATGGATCAGGCCATTGCGGATGCGAAACTATCTGATGAAGAGGTATCCAATCCGCGCACCGGCATCATTATGGGTTCGGGTGGCCCATCGACGCGCGTGATCGTCGACGCGGCAGATACGACCCGCGACAAAGGCCCCAAGCGGGTCGGCCCGTTCGCTGTACCGAAGGCTATGTCTTCGACGGCGTCGGCGACCCTTGCGACATTTTTCAAGATCAAAGGGGTCAATTACTCGATCTCATCGGCTTGCTCTACGTCGGCGCACTGCATCGGCAGTGCGTATGAGATGATCCAATGGGGGAAGCAGGATCGCGTCTTTGCAGGTGGCTGCGAGGACCTCGATTGGACCTTGTCGGTCCTGTTCGATGCGATGGGCGCGATGTCATCAAAATACAATGATACACCTTCGAGCGCCTCGCGCGCCTATGACAAAAACCGCGATGGCTTCGTCATTGCTGGCGGCGCGGGTGTCCTGGTTCTCGAAGAATATGAGACCGCCAAAGCGCGCGGCGCACCGATCTACGGCGAGATCATTGGTTACGGTGCGACATCGGACGGATACGACATGGTTGCCCCGTCGGGCGAAGGGGCTGTGCGCTGCATGCACCAAGCGCTGGAGACGGTCGATGTGCCGGTTGATTACATCAACCCGCATGGCACATCAACGCCGGTTGGTGACGTAACCGAAGCGAAGGCAATTCGTGAGGTTTTTGGCTCTAACGTACCTATGATTTCGGCAACGAAATCATTGACTGGGCATTCGCTTGGAGCAACCGGTGTCCAGGAGGCGATCTACAGCTTGCTGATGATGAACAACGGTTTTGTCTGCGAGAGCGCGCACATCGATGAAATCGATCCCGATGTCGCCGATTTACCCATTCCGCGCGAGCGGACGAACAGGGATATCGCAGTCGCGCTTTCCAATTCGTTCGGTTTTGGCGGAACCAATGCCACGCTCGTTTTCAAGCACCCCGACGCGTAA
- a CDS encoding D-glycerate dehydrogenase yields MVKSKPQVVVTRKLPDTVETRMRELFDARLNTEDKPMSQAELVDAVRNADVLVPTVTDRLDSALLAQAGPNLKLIAQFGAGVDNIDVEAANNRSITITNTPGVLTEDTADMTMALMLAVPRRLKEGARFIQDHAEDWAGWSPTWMLGHRIWGKRLGVVGMGRIGQAVARRAKAFGLSIHYHNRRRVASAIEEELEATYWDSLDQMLARMDIVSVHCPHTPATFHLLSARRLKLLKPTAILVNTARGEIIDETAMIRMLENDQLGGAGLDVFEHEPIADPKLLKLARAHKVVLLPHMGSATLESRIDMGEKVIINIRAFADGHRPPDRVLPSML; encoded by the coding sequence ATGGTGAAGTCAAAACCGCAGGTTGTCGTCACGCGGAAGCTGCCCGACACTGTCGAGACCCGCATGCGCGAGTTGTTCGACGCGCGCCTGAACACCGAGGACAAGCCGATGAGCCAGGCGGAACTGGTCGATGCGGTGCGAAATGCCGATGTCCTGGTGCCAACGGTGACCGATCGGCTTGATTCGGCGCTTTTGGCGCAGGCGGGACCGAACCTCAAGCTGATAGCCCAGTTTGGTGCGGGCGTTGACAATATCGATGTCGAAGCCGCCAACAATCGGTCGATCACCATCACCAATACACCTGGCGTGCTGACTGAAGACACTGCCGACATGACAATGGCGCTGATGTTGGCGGTCCCACGTCGGTTGAAGGAAGGCGCTCGCTTCATTCAGGACCATGCAGAAGACTGGGCCGGCTGGTCACCAACCTGGATGCTTGGACATCGGATTTGGGGTAAAAGGCTCGGCGTTGTTGGCATGGGCCGGATTGGCCAGGCCGTCGCGCGACGCGCCAAGGCCTTTGGTCTGTCCATTCACTACCACAACCGTAGACGCGTTGCTTCAGCCATCGAAGAAGAGCTCGAGGCAACCTACTGGGATTCGCTTGATCAAATGCTGGCGCGAATGGACATCGTTTCCGTCCACTGCCCCCACACGCCGGCAACCTTCCATTTGTTGTCGGCGCGGCGCTTGAAGCTGCTCAAGCCAACGGCAATTCTTGTCAACACCGCCCGCGGCGAAATCATCGATGAGACGGCGATGATCCGAATGCTTGAAAACGATCAGCTGGGGGGCGCAGGCCTCGATGTTTTCGAGCACGAACCGATTGCGGATCCCAAACTTCTCAAGCTGGCGCGGGCGCACAAGGTTGTTCTGCTTCCCCATATGGGATCTGCGACCCTCGAAAGTCGCATCGATATGGGCGAGAAGGTTATCATCAATATTCGAGCATTCGCGGATGGGCATCGACCGCCCGATCGCGTTCTGCCGAGCATGCTCTAA